One Burkholderia sp. WP9 genomic window, TCGTCGTCGCTATTCAGCTACGCGACGGGTTCCCTGTTCAGCGGCGGCGATCCAACGCCGAGCATGGGCGCGATCCCGGACCAGACCACGCTCAACACCACTAACGCCACGTCGTCTGATACGGTGAATTCGCTGCTGAATTCCAGCCTGACGATGCAGTCAATCGGGATGTAGCCATGAGCATCATTACTGACCTCATCGCGCCGGGCGGCGGCGTCGCGGACCTGATCAGCACGGTAATCAAGCGCGTGTGGCCAGACAAGGAAGCGCAGCAGCAGGCCCAGCAGCAATTTGAACTGCAGTTGCTGCAGATGCAGCAGCGCGGTGAGCTGGACCAGTTCGACGGACAGATCAAGCTCGCGCTCGCGCAGGTGCAGACCAACAACACCGAAGCGGCGAATAGCAATTTCTTCGTGTCGGGCGCGCGGCCAGCGGTGATGTGGGTGTGTACGGTCGGGCTTGCGTACCAGATTCTGGCGCGGCCGATGCTCATGTGGGCGTCGATCGGCTGGTGGCACATTCCGATTCCGCCGGCCATCGACAACAACACACTGATGACGCTGCTCATTGGGCTGCTCGGCCTCGGCACGCACATGATGGTGGAAAACGTGCAGCAGGCCCGCCAAGGGGCTGGCAATGGCTGACAGCGTATCGAAATGGGCTGGCTTGGCTGGCATCGCGGTCACGGCGGGAACGCTGATCTGGCAAATGTCCGGGATCGCGCACGACGTGGGCGAGGTGCGCGTGGCCGTGACGGACCTGCGCACCACGGAAAAGGGAACCGACGAACGGCTTTACGCGCTGGAAAGCCGTGTTGTCAAACTTGAGACCAGCGTGTCACTGATGGAGAAAAGCGAATGACCAAGCATCGACGCCGCCGCGAACGGGACAGCAAAGGCCGCTTCAAGCGTAGCCGGTAGAAAAAAGCCCCTATTTCAGGGGCTTTTTTCATTGTGCGGCGGGAAGGTAGACGGCGCGCTCGGCGTCGGGGCCGTGTGCCAGCGTAGTGAAGGCTTCGCGCGTCATCATGTAAAGCTTGCCATCGAGTCGAACGCGAAAAAACGCCGCGTCGCGAACGTCGTCAAAATAGCCGCATGCATCGTCAAACTTGGAGGCGAGGAGCCAGCTGTCTGCAGGAGGGTCGCGGAGATCAAGGTCTGTCATTCGAGATTCTCAGGATCAATTTTCCGGCCGCCAAACAGCCAGAAAAGGGAGGCGCCAACGGCGGCGATGACGGTGATGATAGCGCGTTTCATTTGAGGCCTAGACGGCGATTGAGGAACGCCCGCCGTGCGCGGGCGTTTTCTATGGTGGTGTCGAACGTGCCGGCGAGCTTCGCGCGGGCGACCTTCCCGGCCACGTCCCAATGTCGTATGTAGTACGCCATGCGTTGCTCGCTGATTGCGAAGCCAGGCGCAAGGGCGGACACCCAAAGCTCCAAATCTTCATACGTAACAACGACTTGGCCGAACAGATCAAGCATTGCAAACCCCGGAAAAGCGAAGCGGGGAAAAGAAGCGTTTTGCATACCTTGATCGAAGCTTAGGCGGCCAGTGCGTTATCCCATACTGTGGTTTTCCTGAACCGACGACGATTTGACATAAGATAAATTATCACCCATTTGTATGTAAGAGCAAAGCTGTAATGTCGTACCTGGGCAAAGCTGAAACGTCGCATGTCATGCTGGCTGACCTGTGACGGGAGGCTCGCATGACGACATCTGGGACGATCACCATGACGATGCGCGAGGTTGACCGGCTCAGGACGATCCAGTCGGTGGTCGACGGTATGCTGATGATGTGAATTTCCGGCATATAGGCGCCATTTCGTTTTCGGCGTAATGGCGCCACCGGATTTCCGGCGTAATGGAGCCACGGCGTTTTCGGCGTAAAGGCGCCAGTAGTTTTGCGGCGTAATGGCGCCACCCAGATGACGAGCAGCGAGGGTTCGAACTTCATTGATCGGCTAGACTCCCGGCCTTTTGCCGGGAGAGGCCGTGGCCAATCGGAGGTTCGTTAGGCACGGGCGGAAATTAGGTTCAGAGGCGACACGGTGAGTGCCCTTGTACGCGGACTGTATCGTAGAGAGCCGCGATGCGACCTTTGTTGAAGCGCACCTAATTTCGGTGTACTCCTACCGATGCATACGTTGGTTCATGGAGGACATCATGACTGTCAGCAAATTGGCGGCGGACTCATCGCGCTGTGGCATAGCTATCGGGAGCCCCGTAGACGCCATCGTCTCCAAATACGTTGATCACTTGCTTGCCCTGCGATATGCGGACGATACGATTCAACACTATCTGGCCTCCTTGCGTCACTTTACGCATCGGCTGAACAAGAACAAGCGGTTGACCCTTGCCGATATCGATGATGCTCTCGTGACGGAGTTTGTCGATGTTCATTTGCCGCATTGCAGATGTCCGCGACCGTGTATGCGCCATGTCAACACGGTACGCGCGGCTCTCCGCCATCTTCTGGCCGTTCTCAAGGAGGAAGGGTTGTGCAGCACCGTACGACCTCAGTTGCATACGCCGGTCGACATCGAACTAGAACTGTACAGGCATTATCTGGTGGATAGTTGCGGTTACGCGCAGACCACTTGCCGTAACCGCCTTTGGCGGATTCGCCGCTTCCTCGACTCTGTCTTCGGTCAGGGTCAGGGGTCCGTGTCTGCCGGTCACCTGACTTCAATGGATATTGAGGACTTCACCGCACGCTGTTTCAAAGGCCGGAGTCACGGGACACGTCGTAGCTACTGCGTTGATCTCGCAAGTTATCTGCGCTTTCGTGGCTTGAACGGAGATGACACTCGTGCTCTCTTCGCTGCGATCCCGAAGATGGCGCCACCAATGCCGGCGCCTCTGCCGATTGCGATGACCGAGAGGGAACTGGATCTCTTTTTCGCAGCGTTCGATTTGACCAAACCGATTGGCATGCGCGATTTCGCAATTGCACGGTTTTTGACCGATTTGGCGCTACGTCGCATGGAAGTCGTGCGACTGCAGTTGGAATCATTCGATTGGCAGAATGGAACGGTGACGCTGACTCATAACAAGGGCGGACGAGAACGCAAGCTACCGCTGCCGGTACAAACGGCCCACGCACTTGTCCGCTATTTACAATACGGACGGCCCGATACGAGTAATCGTGCCGTCTTTGTCCGGCAAATCGCGCCGTACGACATGCCGATTGACGCCGTTGCCATCAATCACCTCATCAGAGGCGCCTTTGTACGTGCAGGCCTCGACGAGCGATTTCATGGCGTCCACGTGTTGCGACGCACGGCAGCAACCCGCCTCATTCAAGGTGGGGCATCGCTAAAAGAAGTTGCCGATGTACTGGGGCACAGACATCTCAACACGACGACGCTTTACACCAGGGTTGATCTTGATCGTCTGCGCAAGGTAGCGCAACCATGGCCGGAGCATCGATCATGAATGCGCCCCGACTTTGGACCGAGCGCATCGAAGACTACCTTGCGTATCGGCGCAACGCTGGATTTAATGTCGTGGGCGACGCGCCCAGACTGCGGCAATTCGGGCGGTTCGCTGATCGGCAGACGCCCCCGCAGTCACACCTTGTCGTCGAACTCGCCGTGGCATGGGCTCAATCGACGAAACGAAGTCAATACTTTACTTGGGCTCGGCGTCTTGAGCTGCTGCGGGGTTTTGCGCGGTACTGGCAGCGTTTCGATCCAGTGACCGAGGTGCCGCCAGGAAGGTTGCTCGGCAGAGCCTATCGCCGATTGACGCCACATATTTTCACTCAACAGGAAGTATCGATGCTGATGGCAGCTACCGCCGGCCTGCAGCCTCGGGATGGCCTGCGTCCTGCGACCTGCAAGACCATGATCGGGCTGCTCGCAGCAAGTGGACTACGCCCGATAGAGGCCACACGCCTGACACGTAATGACGTCGATCTTGATCAGGGACTGCTGTTGGTCCAGGAAGCAAAAGGGCATCGAAGCCGCTTGATTCCATTGCATCCGAGCACCACAGAGGCACTACGCACGTATGCTCAACAGCGTGATCGCCTCGTGCGCCAGCCAGGCAGCGACCGTTTTTTTCTGCTCGACAAAGGTAAGGCAGCCGGCGTACCAACGCTCCAGTGCGCGTTGGAAACCCTATGCCGTCGACTCGGGTGGTTGCCACGAGGCGATTATGCGCATCATCGCTGTTATGACTTCAGACATAGTTTTGTCGCCAACAGTCTGTTGCGCGCCGACCGCCACGGGATCGATGCTGACCACGCAATCCTCGCGCTCTCGACTTATCTCGGCCACGCTTCAGTTGCCCACACTTACTGGTACTGTACGGCGGTGCCGGAACTGATGGCAATCGTTGGAGAGCGCTTTCATCAGTATGCCAAAGGAGAATCGACATGAGCCTTGTCACCAGCCAGCCACAGGAGTTTGCCTCGCTCCTCCAGCGGTTCTTCGTCGAGCGGCTAATGCAGCAGCAGAATGCGAGTGCAAGAACGGTCGAATCATACCGTGACACCTTCCGTATGCTATTGACCTACGCTCAGCAAGTGTTGCATAAGCCGCCCGAGAAGTTAACTCTCGACGAGCTCGACGTCACATTGATCACTGCCTTTCTGGACCACCTCGAAACTGCACGATCCAATAGCATTCGCAGTCGCAATGCCCGGCTTTCCGCAATACGGACCTTCTACCACTATGTCACGATGCGATGTCCGCAAGCACTGCACCTGGCTCAACAAATTCTCTCGATCCCAACGAAACGTTTCGAGAGACCGCTTCTCGGATTTCTCTCACGTGAGGAAGTTCACGCCTTGTTGGGTGCGCCCGATCCGGATACGTGGTTCGGGCAGCGCGACCGTCTATTGCTCGCACTGCTGTACAACACTGGAGCCCGAGTGTCGGAGCTGACAGGAATGCGGGTAGCCGATGTAACGCTCGCTGCGACGCCGTGGGTACGCCTGCATGGCAAGGGGCGGAAGCAGCGTGCCGTACCCCTATGGCGTGAAACTGCGGCAGCGATACGCACCTGGATACGTAACCAGCGTTTACAACCGGAACAGCCGCTGCTGCCAAGTCGCCATGGCGGACCAATGACGCGCGCAAACGTGGCTGAACGATTTTCGCTGGCACTGACGGCAGCAGCGAAGACCTGTCCATCGCTTCTGAAGCGCCATATTACCCCGCATTCCATGAGGCACACGGTTGCCACGCATCTCTTGCAGGCCGGTGTAGGTATCACCGAGGTTGCGCTCTGGCTCGGACATGAAAGCCCCCTGACGACGCACGGCTATGTCGAGGCAGATCAGGCAATGAAGCGCCGAGCACTTGCGGCGGTGAAAGCGCCCAGAGTCAAGGTGCCTTTTTATCGCCCACCCGATTCACTGCTCAAATTTCTGGAAAGCCTTTGAGTTTATTAGGTGAAGCATTCGAGCGAGTGACCTCGCTCCCAAGTTCCCTTCCCGGGCCAGACGATAGCCTCACAACCCCGGGAAGGGCCTCCCCAATCCGCTGCCTCATATTCAACCGAACCTAATTTTCTGACTTACCTAACGAACCTTAGGTGAAGCTTCACCTAAGGTTCGAGATGTACCAATACCGACAGATCCTGGTGCGCATGCGCCGAGGCGACTCTGACCGGGATATCGCACGATCGAAGACCATGGGGCGCAAGAAGATTGCGCAGGTGCGGGAGATTGCCGCCAGGAACGGATGGTTGGCGCGTGAAGCGGTTTTGCCCGACGAACACGTAATGGCCGCTTTCCTGGATCGCAAAGAGGCGCCGCTACCATCGAGCTGCGTCTCAACGTTGGAACCGTGGCGGGAGCAGATCGCCAAGTGGCGGGCAACCGGAGTTCAATGCACGACGATCCACTCCACGCTCGTTCGCAACCACGGATACGGCGGCAGCTATTCGTCGGTCTATCGTTTCCTTCTGCATATAGATGCATCGCACACGCCCGACGTGCCGCTGCGCCTGGAATTCAAGCCGGCCGAAGCGGCCCAGGTTGATTTCGGCGCTGGTCCGATGATGACCGACGCGCTCACCGGCGAGATCCACAAGACATGGTTCTTCGTCATGACCCTGGCCTGGTCGCGCCACCAATATGTTGAGTTTGTCCGAGACCAGACGGTAGCAACCTGGCTGGGATGTCACCGGCGCGCGTTCGAGGCATTTGGTGGTGTGCCGGCTCGGGTCATCATCGACAATTGCAAGTGTGCGATCACGCGCGCGTGCTATTACGAGCCCGAGGTGCAACGCGCGTACGGCGAGTGCGCAGAAGGATACGGTTTCAAGATTGATGCTTGTCCGCCAAGGGATCCGCAAAAAAAGGGAATCGTGGAATCGGGCGTCAAATTTGTGAAGCGAGGCTTCTTGCCCTTACGCGAGTTTCGTGGCGTGGCTGACGCCAATCGCCAGGTACACGCGTGGGTGATGAACGAAGCCGGCAACCGCATTCACGGTACGACTCGCGACATGCCGCTCAAGCGCTTCGCGGAAGTTGAACGAAGCCTGCTGATCAGCTTGCCGGACGTGCTGCCGGAGCTTGCCGTGTGGGCGAAGGCCAAGGTGCACCGCGACGCTCATGTCCAGTTCGAGCAGAGTTTTTACTCGGTCCCGTATAGGCTGGTCGGCCAGGAACTGTGGCTCAAGGCGACCGACACCATGGTGACGCTGTATCGCGGGCAGGAATCGGTCGCAGCCCACGCCCGCCTTACTCGCGCAGGCGGCCGTCGCACGGTAGACGATCATCTGCCATCCGCTGCCCAGGCGTGGCAACTGCAGGACACCCAGTGGTGTTTGGCAGCTGCTGAGCAGATCGGGCCTGCCTGCTATGCCCTGGTTCAGGCGCTCTTCGGCGACAAAGTCTTAATCAAGATGCGCTCGGTGCAAGGCGTTTTGCGGCTCAAACAGAAATACGGAGCAGTCCGCCTTGAAGCTGCCTGCTCGCGCGCCAACCACTACGGCACGCCGCACTACACGGCCGTTAAAACCATTCTGCAAAAGGGATTGGATCAGCTGACGCTGTTAAACGCCTTTGATGCGCTGGCGAGCACCTACACCGAAGGCGGCCGTTTCTGCCGCAACACACAAACCATTCTCCAATAAGGCCGGCCATGCATCCCATTCCTGAATTGACTCCACTGCTTAAGCAGTTGCGCTTGTCCGGCATCCTCGATTCGCTGGAAGCGCGAAACCGCGAGGCCATCGATCGCAAGCTTGCCTTCACCGAATTCCTTTCGCTGCTCATTCACGACGAAGTAGCCCGGCGCGATAACAAGAAGCTCAGCCTGCGCATGCGACGCGCCAACTTCCGTAGCCAGAAGACGCTCGAAGGATTCGACTTCGACCGGCTACCAGGGCTGAATCGATCCGCTATCCATGATCTCGCCACGTGCCGATTTATTGACGAGAAGGTGGCGGTCCTGATTGCCGGGCCTTGCGGAACGGGGAAAAGCCATCTTGCGCAAGCCCTCGGACACGCTGCAGCTCGGCAAGGACACGATGTGCTGTTCTCAACACAAAGCCAATTATTAGCAAGCCTGCGCAGCGCGGCAGCCGTGGGCACTTACGACCGTCGTTTCCAGTATCTCGCCAAGCTTCCACTTCTGATCATTGACGACTTTGGTCTTAAGCCACTGCGTTCGCCAGACGATGAAGACTTCCACGACCTGATCGCCGAGCGTTATGAGCGCGCAGCAACGATTTTAACGTCGAATTTGGACTTCCCAGAATGGGGGGAAGCATTCCCAGGTAACAAGATGATCGGCGCTGCAACCCTCGACCGCTTGCGTCATGGCGCTCACAAAATCGTCCTCGACGGCGAGAGCTATCGCGGACTCAAACCGGGCGTCGAAACACTCAGAACCGAGCTTGCAAAAGGAGGCAAAATCAAGCAACCTTGATCCCCGTTCGAGCCCTCGAATTGCCCGTTTCCAGTGGCGTCATTACGGCGAAAATGCCCGGCGCCATTACGCCGAAAGGTGACAGATGACGTGGCAGGCTGCAGAACGGCTTCATCTGAGCCGGCGTCAGGTTGAGCGGCTGACGGTACGTTACCGCCGCCAGGGTGCCTCAGGGCTGCTGTCACGGCATCGGGGGCACCCGAGCAACTACCAACTGGCGGATGGCACGGCGGAACGCGCGTTGAATCTGATCCGGGGCAGTTATGTGGATTTCGGGCCGACGCTGGCGTGCGAGAAGCTGCGCGAATGTCATGGGCTGGTGCTGTCGAAGGAAACGGTGCGTCACCTGATGACGGAGGCCGGGCTGTGGATTCCGCGCCGGCAGCGACCACCGAAGATCTACCAGCCACGGGCGCGGCGATCGTGTCTGGGCGAACTGATTCAGATCGATGGCAGCGATCATCGCTGGTTCGAGGATCGCGCGCCGGCGTGCACGCTGCTGGTCTATGTGGACGACGCAACCAGCCGGATCATGGCGCTGCACTTCACGGCGACCGAATCGACCTTCAGCTACTTCGAGGCGACGCGGGCGTATCTGGAACTGCACGGCAAGCCGGTCGCGTTCTACAGCGACAAGGCGAGCGTATTCCGCTCGACACAGACGGCGACCACGGGCGGCA contains:
- a CDS encoding 3TM-type holin; its protein translation is MSIITDLIAPGGGVADLISTVIKRVWPDKEAQQQAQQQFELQLLQMQQRGELDQFDGQIKLALAQVQTNNTEAANSNFFVSGARPAVMWVCTVGLAYQILARPMLMWASIGWWHIPIPPAIDNNTLMTLLIGLLGLGTHMMVENVQQARQGAGNG
- a CDS encoding tyrosine-type recombinase/integrase; the protein is MTVSKLAADSSRCGIAIGSPVDAIVSKYVDHLLALRYADDTIQHYLASLRHFTHRLNKNKRLTLADIDDALVTEFVDVHLPHCRCPRPCMRHVNTVRAALRHLLAVLKEEGLCSTVRPQLHTPVDIELELYRHYLVDSCGYAQTTCRNRLWRIRRFLDSVFGQGQGSVSAGHLTSMDIEDFTARCFKGRSHGTRRSYCVDLASYLRFRGLNGDDTRALFAAIPKMAPPMPAPLPIAMTERELDLFFAAFDLTKPIGMRDFAIARFLTDLALRRMEVVRLQLESFDWQNGTVTLTHNKGGRERKLPLPVQTAHALVRYLQYGRPDTSNRAVFVRQIAPYDMPIDAVAINHLIRGAFVRAGLDERFHGVHVLRRTAATRLIQGGASLKEVADVLGHRHLNTTTLYTRVDLDRLRKVAQPWPEHRS
- a CDS encoding tyrosine-type recombinase/integrase; amino-acid sequence: MNAPRLWTERIEDYLAYRRNAGFNVVGDAPRLRQFGRFADRQTPPQSHLVVELAVAWAQSTKRSQYFTWARRLELLRGFARYWQRFDPVTEVPPGRLLGRAYRRLTPHIFTQQEVSMLMAATAGLQPRDGLRPATCKTMIGLLAASGLRPIEATRLTRNDVDLDQGLLLVQEAKGHRSRLIPLHPSTTEALRTYAQQRDRLVRQPGSDRFFLLDKGKAAGVPTLQCALETLCRRLGWLPRGDYAHHRCYDFRHSFVANSLLRADRHGIDADHAILALSTYLGHASVAHTYWYCTAVPELMAIVGERFHQYAKGEST
- a CDS encoding tyrosine-type recombinase/integrase, with the translated sequence MSLVTSQPQEFASLLQRFFVERLMQQQNASARTVESYRDTFRMLLTYAQQVLHKPPEKLTLDELDVTLITAFLDHLETARSNSIRSRNARLSAIRTFYHYVTMRCPQALHLAQQILSIPTKRFERPLLGFLSREEVHALLGAPDPDTWFGQRDRLLLALLYNTGARVSELTGMRVADVTLAATPWVRLHGKGRKQRAVPLWRETAAAIRTWIRNQRLQPEQPLLPSRHGGPMTRANVAERFSLALTAAAKTCPSLLKRHITPHSMRHTVATHLLQAGVGITEVALWLGHESPLTTHGYVEADQAMKRRALAAVKAPRVKVPFYRPPDSLLKFLESL
- the istA gene encoding IS21 family transposase, whose translation is MYQYRQILVRMRRGDSDRDIARSKTMGRKKIAQVREIAARNGWLAREAVLPDEHVMAAFLDRKEAPLPSSCVSTLEPWREQIAKWRATGVQCTTIHSTLVRNHGYGGSYSSVYRFLLHIDASHTPDVPLRLEFKPAEAAQVDFGAGPMMTDALTGEIHKTWFFVMTLAWSRHQYVEFVRDQTVATWLGCHRRAFEAFGGVPARVIIDNCKCAITRACYYEPEVQRAYGECAEGYGFKIDACPPRDPQKKGIVESGVKFVKRGFLPLREFRGVADANRQVHAWVMNEAGNRIHGTTRDMPLKRFAEVERSLLISLPDVLPELAVWAKAKVHRDAHVQFEQSFYSVPYRLVGQELWLKATDTMVTLYRGQESVAAHARLTRAGGRRTVDDHLPSAAQAWQLQDTQWCLAAAEQIGPACYALVQALFGDKVLIKMRSVQGVLRLKQKYGAVRLEAACSRANHYGTPHYTAVKTILQKGLDQLTLLNAFDALASTYTEGGRFCRNTQTILQ
- the istB gene encoding IS21-like element helper ATPase IstB, with the translated sequence MHPIPELTPLLKQLRLSGILDSLEARNREAIDRKLAFTEFLSLLIHDEVARRDNKKLSLRMRRANFRSQKTLEGFDFDRLPGLNRSAIHDLATCRFIDEKVAVLIAGPCGTGKSHLAQALGHAAARQGHDVLFSTQSQLLASLRSAAAVGTYDRRFQYLAKLPLLIIDDFGLKPLRSPDDEDFHDLIAERYERAATILTSNLDFPEWGEAFPGNKMIGAATLDRLRHGAHKIVLDGESYRGLKPGVETLRTELAKGGKIKQP